The following is a genomic window from Neisseria zalophi.
CGCATTGGTTTTTGGGTCAAAGATCCTGAAAACGGATTCTCTTTACTGTTTTCCAATATCTTATTTTCTATTTGGCAGCGATTTAACGAAGAAGGTATTGAGTTTCCGTTCCCACAAAGGGAAGTACGTATTCTTAATGAATATCAAGCATTGGATGGTTCGGTTAATACTCAAGCATCTCAACCAATACAATCTGCTAACCATCCAGATGCCTAACCCAACCTGAGAAATATTGGTTAAATATCATGTCTCAAAAACCATTAAAACAACCTATCTCGGTATTGGTTGTTTTGCATGACGGTAATGGCAATATACTACTTATTAAACGGGCGGATTACCAAAACTTTTGGCAATCCGTTACCGGTAGTATAGAACCTGATGAGCAGCTTATTGAAACGGCTATTCGAGAAGTCTATGAAGAAACAGGCATTCTATTGCCAGATACTCAAATAATAGACTGGAACGAAAGCAGCCAATATGAGATTTACCAGCATTGGCGGCACCGTTATCCTGAAGGGGTGACGCACAATACGGAACATGTGTTTTCTGCAAAAATAAGTCGTAATAGCCCGATTAAGCTTAACCCTAAAGAGCATACAGCTTATGATTGGATGCCCGTCAAAGAAGCCGCAGATAAAGTATTTTCACCTTCTAATAAAATGGCTATTTTAAATTTGCATAAGCATTTGTTTTAATATTCGTTTTATAGGATAATTTTAAAAAATGTAAACCCCTACGGTATTTTGAACCATTTTTAAGAGCTATGAGCCAATATTTTACTTTATTTCAACTTGAAGAGCGTTTCGATATTGACGTTTCAACGCTTGAACAAACCTATCACGCGCTTGCAGCCCGCTTCCATCCGGATAAATTTGCAGCGGCATCCACTTTCGATCAAAAACAAGCCATGATGATGGCATCAACAATTAATGAAGCCTACCGTATTTTAAGAAATCCAACTGACAGAGCCGCCTATTTGCTCCAACAAAAAGGGATAGATGCTGATGCACCGGAACATACCTCTTATGCACCTGAATTCCTGATGCAACAGATGGAATGGCGGGAAACACTAGAAGAAGCACGGGCAGAAAAAAATCAAACCCGTCTAAATGACCTTCAAACAGAAATCGCAACAGCACAACAAAAGTTATATAACTTACTTAAAACTGCTTTTATTGAAGAGCAATATGACGATGCAGCCAAATATGTCAGACAAAGTCGATTTTTAGATAAATTGTATAATGAAATACAAATTGCCTTATCTTAATCAAACAAGTTGTAAAAAGTATTATAAATATATTATAAATCAGGTAAACTTATACTAACCATATTATTACAAATCCAATACTGGAATTTCACCAATTTTAAATTAATTATAAAATTCAATAATTTTGCAGTTATTTTGATTAACCTGATACATTTAATTTTAATACAGTGGAAAAAATGAAACGGATTACTTTACTGATTACTGCCGCACTCGCTTTGTCGGCCTGCAATATATATCAAGATGAAAGTCGGCAAAGCCGCATTCTTCGTTTTGCAGCAGCACACCCAATTGCAGCACAAGCCATTGGTTTGAAAAATGAAAAATCCTCTAATATTACCAGCATTTCTACTCGTATCTCGACCCGAATCGGCTTAGACGATCAAGCAAACGGTGGAGGACGGGGTACACAGGTAAACGCCTTTCGCCATACACTTTGGCAGGCAGCAATTTCTTCTCAATTCGGTCCAGAAATTGCAGAAGAAATTGGTAATGCCTATGAAACGGATCCTTCCGTACGAGAAGTTAAAGTCAAATACTTTAGCCGTTTCGCCGCGGATCAAGCCGTGGATTTACGGAATAATCGTATTGGCAGATTCATTGGAATATCTAATCCAGATGCTGATATAAAAACACTGTCGCAAATCATATTAAAAAGATTTTATGAAGACGGTTTATGGACAGCTAAGCTCATTAACGAAAATGGTCGGAGCTCTTGGCGTATTAGCTTAACAAAACTAAAACGAAATGAGTATGAAGCCGCTTTAAATAAATTAAAAAAATTGGATAATGATGGTTTTACAGAAGATGAGCAACAAAGCGGATTGATACAATAAACTTTGCCGATACCCGACATAAAATATTAATAGTGTTTTAAAACAGCAAGGAGTTATCATGAGCACAAAGCCAAGGCTAATTATCGATACCGATCCCGGTCAAGATGATGCTGCTGCTATTCTTATGGCACACGGACTGGCAAAGCGTGGTCTGATAGACTTTATTGCACTAACAGTAGTGGCAGGGAATGTTGACTTACACCATACGGCAACCAATGCCAGAATTATCTGTGATTGGGCGGGTGAAAAAAATTTTCCTGTTTATGCAGGTGCTATCAAACCGCTATTGCGTCCCTTAGTAACCGCCGAAGAAGTACACGGAAAAACGGGACTGGATGGTGTTGAATTACATGATCCCGAATGTCCGTTGCAACCCGTCCATGCTGTTCCTTTTCTCATAGATACCTTACGCAAAGCAGATGATGCCAGTATTACTATCTGCCCTATCGGCCCGTTAACCAATATCGCTCAAGCCTTAACGCTTGCTCCCGATATCGTTCGTGCTGTTAAAAATATCGTTTTAATGGGTGGTAATTATTTTGAAGCCGGCAATATTACCCCCGCAGCCGAATTTAATTTTTATGTCGATCCCCATGCCGCCCAAATCGTATTACAAAGTGGCGTGCCTATTACTATTTTACCCTTAGATGTTACTCATAAAGCCTGTATTACGACAAAGCGTATGGATGTTTTACGCCAACAGGATAATATTAACGGTTCCCGTTTGGCCGACATATTGCAAAGTTATGAACGCTTTGATATACAAAAATTCGGCCTTGACGGCGGGCCTTTGCATGACCCGTGTGCCATTACTTGTGCGGTCTTTCCTGAAATGTTTAGTGGTAAAAATTGTCATGTTGCTGTTGAAACACAAAGTGAGCTAACAATGGGAGCATGTGTTGTTGATTGGTGGAACAGCACCGGAAAATCTGCCAATGCCTATTGGGTAACACAAGTTGATGCAGATAAAATGTTTGCTGAATTAGCCGAATCTATTCGATATCTTCCCTAATGGATAGTTTGCATACCGTAATTAAATGGCCTCTTTATTAAAATATCACCATTTTAAAATCTTGTTTTATGCCAAAAAACTGGTGATAATATTACGCTTTAAAAATAATCGACTGAAGTTTAATTCTAGCTCTACTATATCAAACTGTTATAACTCAAAAATTTAAAAAAGAAAGCACGAAACAATGGCGTTAATCGTACAAAAATACGGTGGTACTTCAGTAGGTTCTGCCGAACGAATTAAAAATGTAGCCAACCGTGTTGCCAAAGCCCATGCCGAAGGGCATGACGTAGTTGTGGTGGTCTCAGCCATGAGTGGTGAAACCAACCGTCTGGTAGCATTGGCACATGAAATGCAAGATTTCCCCGATCCACGTGAATTAGACGTGGTTCTTTCTACTGGCGAACAAGTGACTATCGGCTTATTGGCCATGGCTTTAAAAAATATCGGCGTACCGGCCAAAAGCTATACAGGCTGGCAAGTTGCCGTTAAAACCGACAATGCCCACACGAAATCCCGTATTGAAGAAATCGATGACGAAGCAATGCGAAGTGATTTGAAAGAAGGTAAAGTAGTTATCGTTGCCGGTTTCCAAGGTGTAAATAGTCAAGGTGATATCACCACATTAGGACGAGGTGGTTCCGATACTTCGGCCGTAGCTCTAGCTGCCGCATTGAAAGCGGATGAATGCCAAATTTACACCGACGTTGACGGTGTTTATACCACCGACCCACGTGTTGTTCCCGAAGCCCGCCGCCTTGACACGGTTACTTTTGAAGAAATGTTGGAATTGGCGAGTTTGGGCTCAAAAGTTTTACAGATCCGTTCGGTAGAATTTGCCGGTAAATACAAAGTACGCCTGCGCGTTTTAAGCAGCCTTCAGGAAGGCGGCGAAGGTACACTAATCACCTTTGAAGAGGATAATAATATGGAAAGAGCTGCCATCTCCGGTATTGCATTTGATAAAAACCAAGCACGTGTTAACGTACGCGGAGTTCCCGACAAACCAGGCGTTGCTTATCAAATTTTAGGTGCGGTTGCAGAAGCGAATATTGAAGTGGACATGATTATTCAAAATGTTGGTGCGGAAGGAACGACCGACTTCTCGTTTACCGTACCAAGAGGTGAATATAAACCGGTATTAGACCTTCTTAATGGTCTAAGAGACAGCATTGGTGCCGCTGAAATAGATGGTGACGATACCGTATGTAAAGTTTCCATTGTTGGCTTGGGTATGCGCTCTCATGTTGGTGTTGCATCCAAAATGTTCCGCACACTGGCTGAAGAAGGTATCAATATTCAAATGATTTCCACATCCGAAATCAAAGTTTCCGTATTGATTGATGAAAAATATATGGAATTGGCTACCCGTGTGCTGCATAAAGCATTTGATTTAGCTTAAAGCCAAGTTTAATATTAAAAAACAAGGCCGTCTGAAAATTGAACTGCACCCCAAAAGTTGGACTTCTCCAACCCATTAAGGTGCAGTTTTCTTATGAGCAAATATACATTCAAATTTAGAAAGTTTTTAGTTAGTTGTACATCTCTCAACACATTTTTATGCGTCAAATTTCGTTAATAGTATATTTTTGTAAAGGTCTCTTCCAGCGCAAAAAATTTCAGCAGTTTTTCTGAGTAGATTTTCTTAATTTGCAACGAGTTATCTTCATCTTTTGAGTCTAACTTGTTTACTAATCTACGTTAGCCCAAAATTCTATTATTCAGCAACTTGCTAACGAATTGAATACCACGGTTAGAGCCCCTAATCAATATTTATGGTATTACAGCAATGGGAAATTGGTCCCAATAGGTATGAAAACAGATGGGAGTCAAGATACCAATCAACCTGGAATTATGAGAAGTTTTAACCCACAAAAAATAAATAGATACAAGTAAAAGGATTGTAAAATGAAATATTTACTATTTTTACTGCTGATAAATATTACTTTTAATAGCGTATCTGCTCAAAACGAACACCAATTCTCAAATGACAAGGATACTATTAAAATGTCTACCCCTATATCAACTGGAAGTATCTATTTTTTAGATAAAAAAACACAAGTAAAATTGAAAAAACTAGCAGAAAAAGGAGATATCAATGCTGCCTTCCAACTATCTCAATACTTCACTTTAATTAATAAAAATAATGATGAAGCACTTAAATATTTACTTATTGGCGCCAGAAATGGAGATGTACGTGCACAATACAGAGTTTCTCAGAGTTTTTTTAATAAGAAGTTATATAAAGAAGCTTTATTTTGGGCCCAGGAAGCTAAAAAAAACGGCATTTCAAATTTAGACGAATTTATTGATCCGGATGAATTTATTGATGAAATAAAGTCAGAAATGAACAATCAAATATAGTTGTAAGCATAAATAAAAGAGTTAAATCAATCATTATATGTAGAAAATTGCTGTGTAGTTTACACATTGGGTTGATAAAATAAGCCTCTAATACTTCAAAAGGCGTCAGCCCTTTAAGTGTTACATATCGATCGTTACCGCCTCGACTACGACTGCCACCGCCAACCCCACTCTGCAAAACAACAGCAAACTAAACAATGTGTACGACAAAATCGGCAGACGCTTAAGCAAAGAAAGAACCGACAAAGACGCGTTACAATCCACCCATCCGAAGCGCACTCATTTTGTTTGGGATAGCAGCTGCCTGTTACAGGAATACATCTATAAAGGCAACTATACCTACATTTACACCGACCAAAATTCCTACGAACCTTTAGCACAGTTATTCTTTAACAATCAAGATGAGCAGCAATACCTAGCCTATTTCCATAACGACAAAATCGGTATTCCTAGAGAAATGACAGGTCAGTTCGGTAATCTGTTATGGTATGGCAATACACCGCCTGGGGTAAACTTAATAAAGACGAACGGGTTTATCCACTCGTACATCAACTGTTTAGGCTTCAGAACCAGTATTGGGAACTATTATTGCTCATCAACAAATATTTTTTGGTAATCATACAGCCACATCAGACCTTTCAAAAACTGAAAATTATGGTTGGTTTGATATATGAAGTAAAAGATGATAATTTATTAAGAGAAATCATTAATGAAAATTAGAAAAATGATAAATATAGTTTATTTATAAGTAATTGCCAACAATGAGTAAATAAAGTAATGGAAGCATACAAAGTGGAGAGAAGCAATGCTTATACTTATATTTGTATTATTAATAACTATTCTATTAATAATATATTTACTTAATAAAATATATTTTTTAATTATTATATTTTTATTGGCTATTGTTTTTGGTATTTTTTACACATCAAATTATAGAGATATAAATGGATTAACTTGGCTATTAATAGATGGTACAACTTATAAACAAAAAGTATCTAGTAACTTTAAATTCAAAAATAAAAATTTAATAGCCATTGAATTCAATCGAAATATTATATATCAATTAAAATTTGAACTTTATCCATATAAATCAAATAAGAAAGATATTATAGAATTTGAAAATATGATGAAACATATAAAAAATACAAAAATATATATGTATACAAAAAATTCTAATCAAATATATAAAAGTTTTCATCTGTATCAAAGTCAAAATACCTCATGGAGTGCCGGGACAGTTATTTATCAAGATGACTCCCGTCAGCCATTTGTTATTGGTTTTGAATCTGAAAGTTTTTTTATACCACCCTCATTAAAACA
Proteins encoded in this region:
- a CDS encoding membrane lipoprotein lipid attachment site-containing protein; the encoded protein is MKRITLLITAALALSACNIYQDESRQSRILRFAAAHPIAAQAIGLKNEKSSNITSISTRISTRIGLDDQANGGGRGTQVNAFRHTLWQAAISSQFGPEIAEEIGNAYETDPSVREVKVKYFSRFAADQAVDLRNNRIGRFIGISNPDADIKTLSQIILKRFYEDGLWTAKLINENGRSSWRISLTKLKRNEYEAALNKLKKLDNDGFTEDEQQSGLIQ
- the nudB gene encoding dihydroneopterin triphosphate diphosphatase produces the protein MSQKPLKQPISVLVVLHDGNGNILLIKRADYQNFWQSVTGSIEPDEQLIETAIREVYEETGILLPDTQIIDWNESSQYEIYQHWRHRYPEGVTHNTEHVFSAKISRNSPIKLNPKEHTAYDWMPVKEAADKVFSPSNKMAILNLHKHLF
- a CDS encoding nucleoside hydrolase, encoding MSTKPRLIIDTDPGQDDAAAILMAHGLAKRGLIDFIALTVVAGNVDLHHTATNARIICDWAGEKNFPVYAGAIKPLLRPLVTAEEVHGKTGLDGVELHDPECPLQPVHAVPFLIDTLRKADDASITICPIGPLTNIAQALTLAPDIVRAVKNIVLMGGNYFEAGNITPAAEFNFYVDPHAAQIVLQSGVPITILPLDVTHKACITTKRMDVLRQQDNINGSRLADILQSYERFDIQKFGLDGGPLHDPCAITCAVFPEMFSGKNCHVAVETQSELTMGACVVDWWNSTGKSANAYWVTQVDADKMFAELAESIRYLP
- a CDS encoding aspartate kinase, encoding MALIVQKYGGTSVGSAERIKNVANRVAKAHAEGHDVVVVVSAMSGETNRLVALAHEMQDFPDPRELDVVLSTGEQVTIGLLAMALKNIGVPAKSYTGWQVAVKTDNAHTKSRIEEIDDEAMRSDLKEGKVVIVAGFQGVNSQGDITTLGRGGSDTSAVALAAALKADECQIYTDVDGVYTTDPRVVPEARRLDTVTFEEMLELASLGSKVLQIRSVEFAGKYKVRLRVLSSLQEGGEGTLITFEEDNNMERAAISGIAFDKNQARVNVRGVPDKPGVAYQILGAVAEANIEVDMIIQNVGAEGTTDFSFTVPRGEYKPVLDLLNGLRDSIGAAEIDGDDTVCKVSIVGLGMRSHVGVASKMFRTLAEEGINIQMISTSEIKVSVLIDEKYMELATRVLHKAFDLA
- the hscB gene encoding Fe-S protein assembly co-chaperone HscB; the encoded protein is MSQYFTLFQLEERFDIDVSTLEQTYHALAARFHPDKFAAASTFDQKQAMMMASTINEAYRILRNPTDRAAYLLQQKGIDADAPEHTSYAPEFLMQQMEWRETLEEARAEKNQTRLNDLQTEIATAQQKLYNLLKTAFIEEQYDDAAKYVRQSRFLDKLYNEIQIALS
- a CDS encoding SEL1-like repeat protein, translated to MKYLLFLLLINITFNSVSAQNEHQFSNDKDTIKMSTPISTGSIYFLDKKTQVKLKKLAEKGDINAAFQLSQYFTLINKNNDEALKYLLIGARNGDVRAQYRVSQSFFNKKLYKEALFWAQEAKKNGISNLDEFIDPDEFIDEIKSEMNNQI